In Aeromicrobium marinum DSM 15272, one genomic interval encodes:
- a CDS encoding sec-independent translocase, with amino-acid sequence MLGMGWAEIAVITIVALLIFGPDKLPDIARQAGRTLRTVKQMADNAKNDLGREIGQDLQDLDLRDLNPREFVRKAMLDDAAPPRKERLLRPGEVPPFDAEAT; translated from the coding sequence ATGCTCGGGATGGGGTGGGCGGAGATCGCCGTCATCACCATTGTCGCGCTGCTGATCTTCGGCCCCGACAAGCTGCCCGACATCGCCCGGCAGGCCGGCCGTACCCTGCGGACGGTCAAGCAGATGGCCGACAACGCCAAGAACGACCTGGGCCGGGAGATCGGCCAGGACCTGCAGGACCTCGACCTGCGTGACCTCAACCCGCGCGAGTTTGTCCGCAAGGCGATGCTCGACGACGCCGCCCCGCCGCGCAAGGAGCGTCTGCTGCGGCCCGGCGAGGTTCCGCCGTTCGACGCCGAGGCCACCTGA
- a CDS encoding Mrp/NBP35 family ATP-binding protein, translated as MASVTEDQVREALARVNDPEIKRPITELGMVDTVTIGETEIVVRLLLTVAGCPLKDTLTRDVTNAVGQVAPTHTVRVDMGVMTDEQRKDMQTMLRGGQTEREIPFAQPGSLTKVYAIASGKGGVGKSSVTVNLAIAMANRGLKVGIIDADIYGHSIPDMLGVGDLRPTQVEDMIMPVPAHGMKVISIGMLKPRKDQVVAWRGPMLDRALVQMLSDVYWGDLDALLLDLPPGTGDMAISLGQHLPNAEVVVVTTPQQAAAQIAERAGTMASMLHQRVVGVLENMSYLTLPSGERMEVFGSGGAEQVAATLSERLGYDVPLLGQIPLEEQLRIGGDSGDPVIVTHPDAESSRILQAAADQLSGRTRGLAGMQLGLAPAGRL; from the coding sequence ATGGCATCCGTCACCGAAGACCAGGTCCGCGAGGCGCTCGCCCGGGTCAACGACCCCGAGATCAAACGCCCCATCACCGAGCTCGGGATGGTCGACACCGTCACGATCGGCGAGACCGAGATCGTCGTGCGGCTGCTGCTGACCGTCGCCGGGTGTCCGCTGAAGGACACGCTGACCCGCGACGTGACGAACGCCGTCGGCCAGGTCGCCCCCACCCACACGGTCCGGGTCGACATGGGCGTCATGACCGACGAGCAGCGCAAGGACATGCAGACGATGCTGCGCGGCGGCCAGACCGAACGGGAGATCCCGTTCGCGCAGCCCGGCAGCCTCACCAAGGTGTACGCGATCGCGTCCGGCAAGGGCGGGGTCGGCAAGTCCTCGGTCACCGTCAACCTGGCCATCGCCATGGCGAACCGGGGCCTCAAGGTCGGCATCATCGACGCCGACATCTACGGCCACTCCATCCCCGACATGCTCGGCGTCGGTGACCTGCGCCCGACCCAGGTCGAGGACATGATCATGCCGGTGCCCGCCCACGGCATGAAGGTCATCAGCATCGGCATGCTGAAGCCGCGCAAGGACCAGGTCGTCGCGTGGCGCGGCCCGATGCTCGACCGCGCGCTCGTCCAGATGCTCAGCGACGTGTACTGGGGCGACCTCGACGCGCTGCTGCTGGACCTGCCGCCCGGCACGGGCGACATGGCGATCAGCCTCGGTCAGCACCTGCCCAACGCCGAGGTCGTGGTGGTCACCACCCCGCAGCAGGCGGCGGCGCAGATCGCCGAACGGGCCGGCACCATGGCCTCGATGCTGCACCAGCGGGTCGTCGGCGTGCTCGAGAACATGTCCTACCTGACGTTGCCGTCCGGTGAGCGCATGGAGGTGTTCGGCTCGGGCGGCGCCGAGCAGGTGGCCGCCACCCTCAGCGAGCGGCTGGGCTACGACGTGCCGCTGCTCGGCCAGATCCCGCTGGAGGAGCAGCTGCGCATCGGCGGCGACTCCGGCGACCCGGTCATCGTGACGCACCCCGACGCCGAGTCGTCCAGGATCCTCCAGGCGGCTGCCGACCAGCTCAGCGGCCGCACCCGGGGGTTGGCCGGCATGCAGCTGGGTCTGGCCCCCGCGGGCCGGTTGTAG
- a CDS encoding DUF1003 domain-containing protein, giving the protein MPDHDRLDQPKRVRRSLRPRADFDTDRFGRFAESFARFMGTATFLAWMTLFIALWLTWNGVVGPESLRWDPYPFIFLTLILSLQASYAAPLILLAQNRQEARDRVTQQQDRDATAQSHADMEFLAREVASLRLGIGEVATRDFIRGELRGLAEALDPAAETDPTRSDRR; this is encoded by the coding sequence ATGCCTGACCACGACCGCCTCGACCAGCCCAAGCGGGTCCGTCGATCGCTGCGACCGCGGGCCGACTTCGACACCGACCGGTTCGGCCGGTTCGCCGAGTCCTTCGCGCGCTTCATGGGCACGGCGACCTTCCTCGCATGGATGACCCTGTTCATCGCCCTGTGGTTGACCTGGAACGGAGTCGTCGGGCCGGAGAGCCTGCGGTGGGACCCCTACCCCTTCATCTTCCTGACCCTGATCCTGTCGCTGCAGGCCTCCTACGCCGCTCCGTTGATCCTGCTGGCCCAGAACCGGCAGGAGGCCCGGGACCGGGTCACCCAGCAGCAGGACCGCGACGCGACGGCGCAGTCCCACGCCGACATGGAGTTCCTCGCCCGTGAGGTCGCGAGCCTGCGTCTGGGCATCGGCGAGGTCGCCACCCGCGACTTCATCCGTGGCGAGCTGCGCGGCCTGGCCGAGGCCCTGGATCCGGCGGCCGAGACCGACCCCACGAGGTCCGACCGCCGCTGA
- a CDS encoding magnesium transporter MgtE N-terminal domain-containing protein, producing the protein MNPTTGRVYLSRIIGQPVFDPAGDPVGKLRDIVVTVRSANRRPRVLGIVVEVLGRRRVFLPITRVTSLDGGQIITTGVLNVRKFEQRRHETLAVHELFDRQVTIVGSVSGTVYDLAMEQDPRRDWYLTRVAVQEVGKRFGRRGATHTPEWSEVMGLAEQDSAQGAQHLLSTMDEMRATDLANALLELVPKRRLEIAAELGDERLADVLEELPESVQVEILGVLDPARAADVVTEMSPDDAADLLGSLPPASAEQLLGRMEPEDADDVRRLLTYEEGTAGSMMTTEPVVLAPDTTIAEALARVREPELIPALASMVYVCRPPVETPSGRFLGVVHFQALLREPPSTLVGAIIDDGIEWPRPESSLAEVANLLAAYNMVALPVVDDGKRLVGAVTIDDVLDHLLPEGWRETGPEPALEVTDA; encoded by the coding sequence GTGAATCCCACGACTGGGCGGGTGTACCTGTCCCGCATCATCGGACAGCCGGTCTTCGACCCGGCCGGCGACCCCGTGGGCAAGCTGCGTGACATCGTCGTCACCGTCCGGTCGGCCAACCGGCGTCCCCGCGTGCTCGGCATCGTCGTGGAGGTGCTGGGCCGGCGACGGGTGTTCCTGCCCATCACCCGTGTCACGTCGCTGGACGGCGGACAGATCATCACCACCGGCGTGCTCAACGTCCGCAAGTTCGAGCAGCGCCGGCACGAGACCCTGGCGGTCCACGAGCTGTTCGACCGGCAGGTCACCATCGTCGGCAGCGTGTCGGGCACGGTGTACGACCTCGCGATGGAGCAGGACCCCCGTCGCGACTGGTACCTGACCCGGGTGGCGGTGCAGGAGGTCGGCAAGCGCTTCGGCCGGCGGGGCGCGACCCACACCCCCGAGTGGTCCGAGGTCATGGGCCTGGCGGAGCAGGACTCGGCCCAGGGAGCCCAGCACCTGCTGTCCACGATGGACGAGATGCGGGCGACCGACCTGGCCAACGCCCTGCTGGAGCTGGTGCCCAAGCGTCGTCTCGAGATCGCCGCCGAGCTGGGCGACGAGCGGCTCGCCGACGTGCTGGAGGAGCTGCCGGAGTCGGTCCAGGTCGAGATCCTGGGGGTGCTCGACCCGGCCCGCGCCGCCGACGTCGTCACCGAGATGAGTCCCGACGACGCCGCCGACCTGCTCGGCTCCCTGCCGCCGGCCAGCGCCGAGCAGCTGCTGGGACGGATGGAGCCCGAGGACGCCGACGACGTGCGCCGGCTGCTCACCTACGAGGAGGGCACCGCCGGGTCGATGATGACCACCGAACCGGTCGTCCTCGCCCCCGACACCACGATCGCCGAGGCGCTGGCCCGCGTGCGCGAACCCGAGCTGATCCCCGCCCTGGCCTCGATGGTGTACGTGTGCCGGCCGCCGGTCGAGACCCCGTCCGGCCGCTTCCTCGGGGTGGTGCACTTCCAGGCCCTGCTGCGCGAGCCCCCGTCGACCCTGGTCGGCGCGATCATCGACGACGGCATCGAGTGGCCGCGGCCGGAGTCCTCGCTGGCCGAGGTCGCCAACCTCCTGGCGGCCTACAACATGGTCGCGCTGCCTGTCGTCGACGACGGCAAACGCCTCGTCGGTGCCGTCACGATCGACGACGTGCTCGACCACCTGCTCCCGGAGGGCTGGCGCGAGACCGGACCCGAACCAGCCCTGGAGGTGACCGATGCCTGA
- a CDS encoding alpha/beta hydrolase codes for MAHLSVAAEAEFVPGVSLQARALGIGLRHTVRPVLDLWSRLPFDYFPPNLVEHAARVLPVHEGTSWRSVDLPQCRSEWLRAKGVGDLHHGNTGAILYLHGGAFLTCGLNTHRRLVSRISFAADQPVLNVGYRQMPHEPIAESAADGLDGFRWLLGQGYRAEDITIAGDSAGGYLAFAVARAAMDAGLGRPAGIVAISPLLDFDPAGKTAHRNAHTCQTFSLRAVARLTAVTHAMETRRGIAGRRICPVNMPLADMPPALIHIGSREVLMADAELMANRLVSAGVACTLKVWDRQVHVFQAAASWVPEARTAIDEIGAFVRARAAAEASPVPHRTSRTARTAAAVDRVVGG; via the coding sequence ATGGCCCACCTGTCCGTCGCGGCCGAGGCCGAGTTCGTCCCCGGTGTCAGTCTCCAGGCCCGCGCCCTGGGCATCGGCCTGCGGCACACGGTCCGCCCGGTGCTCGACCTGTGGTCCCGTCTGCCGTTCGACTACTTCCCCCCGAACCTGGTCGAGCACGCCGCGCGCGTGCTGCCGGTGCACGAGGGGACCTCCTGGCGGTCGGTCGACCTGCCCCAGTGCCGCAGCGAGTGGCTGCGCGCCAAGGGGGTCGGCGACCTGCACCACGGCAACACCGGCGCGATCCTCTACCTGCACGGCGGCGCGTTCCTGACCTGCGGCCTCAACACCCACCGCCGCCTGGTCTCGCGCATCTCGTTCGCGGCCGACCAGCCGGTCCTGAACGTCGGCTACCGGCAGATGCCGCACGAGCCGATCGCAGAGTCGGCGGCCGACGGCCTCGACGGCTTCCGCTGGCTGCTCGGTCAGGGCTACCGGGCCGAGGACATCACGATCGCGGGCGACTCCGCGGGTGGCTACCTGGCCTTCGCCGTCGCTCGCGCCGCGATGGACGCCGGCCTCGGCCGTCCTGCCGGCATCGTGGCCATCTCACCGCTGCTGGACTTCGATCCCGCCGGCAAGACCGCCCACCGCAACGCCCACACCTGCCAGACCTTCTCGCTGCGGGCGGTGGCGCGTCTGACCGCCGTCACGCACGCGATGGAGACCCGCCGCGGCATCGCCGGCCGGCGCATCTGCCCGGTCAACATGCCGCTGGCCGACATGCCGCCGGCACTGATCCACATCGGGTCCCGCGAGGTCCTCATGGCCGATGCCGAGCTGATGGCCAACCGGCTGGTGTCAGCCGGCGTGGCCTGCACCCTGAAGGTGTGGGACCGGCAGGTCCACGTGTTCCAGGCCGCCGCGTCGTGGGTGCCCGAGGCGCGCACCGCGATCGACGAGATCGGTGCCTTCGTCCGCGCCCGTGCCGCGGCCGAGGCGTCGCCCGTGCCGCACCGCACGTCCCGCACGGCACGAACCGCAGCCGCCGTGGACCGCGTCGTCGGCGGCTGA
- a CDS encoding WS/DGAT/MGAT family O-acyltransferase: MPFMPPTDSMFLLAETREHPMHVGGLQLFVPPDGAGPEFARELVEGFRHNDEVSPLFRKRPADPVGLLGTTWWTQDDVIDFDYHVRHSAVPQPGRIRELLQLTSRWHSSLLDRHRPLWEAHVVEGLADGRIAVYSKVHHSMVDGVSAIRLMQKSLSFDPDATDCVPPWLLKSSRSGGGGRRLDPFGLVRGAAGVAGDVAGLVPTSLKIANEVIRDGDITLPRAPRTMLNVPVGGARRFAAQSWEIDRIQRVAKSSATTLNDVVLAMVSGALRDYLLEQNALPDDPMTAMVPVSLALRAGDSDSGGNSVGAIIVNLATDRENGSTRLEEIAYSSKQAKRILGDLSPTQILALSAAQVLPLAFGPVPGYVKYAHPPFNVIVSNVPGPKEEMYFNGARLDGMYPVSIALDGQAINITLTSRKGFLDFGIIGCRRSVPSLQRLLLHLETALAELEQSWG; this comes from the coding sequence ATGCCGTTCATGCCGCCCACCGATTCGATGTTCCTGCTCGCGGAGACGCGGGAACACCCCATGCACGTCGGCGGGCTCCAGCTCTTCGTCCCGCCGGACGGCGCGGGCCCGGAGTTCGCCCGCGAGCTGGTCGAGGGGTTCCGCCACAACGACGAGGTGAGTCCGCTGTTCCGCAAGCGGCCGGCCGACCCGGTCGGGCTGCTGGGCACCACGTGGTGGACCCAGGACGACGTCATCGACTTCGACTACCACGTGCGGCACTCGGCGGTGCCGCAGCCGGGCCGGATCCGTGAGTTGCTGCAGCTGACCTCCCGGTGGCACAGCAGCCTGCTGGACCGGCACCGCCCGTTGTGGGAGGCGCACGTCGTCGAGGGCCTGGCCGACGGCCGGATCGCGGTGTACAGCAAGGTCCACCACTCCATGGTCGACGGCGTGTCGGCGATCCGGCTGATGCAGAAGTCCTTGAGCTTCGATCCGGACGCCACGGACTGCGTCCCGCCGTGGCTGCTGAAGTCGTCGCGGAGCGGGGGCGGCGGTCGCCGGCTGGACCCGTTCGGACTCGTGCGCGGCGCGGCCGGGGTGGCGGGCGACGTGGCCGGGCTGGTCCCGACGAGCCTGAAGATCGCCAACGAGGTGATCCGCGACGGCGACATCACCCTGCCGCGGGCACCGCGGACGATGCTCAACGTGCCGGTCGGCGGGGCGCGGCGGTTCGCCGCCCAGTCGTGGGAGATCGACCGGATCCAGCGGGTCGCCAAGTCGTCGGCCACGACGCTCAACGACGTGGTCCTGGCGATGGTGTCGGGGGCGCTGCGCGACTACCTGCTGGAGCAGAACGCGCTGCCCGACGACCCGATGACGGCGATGGTGCCGGTCTCGCTGGCGCTGCGGGCCGGCGACAGCGACTCGGGGGGCAACTCGGTCGGCGCGATCATCGTCAACCTGGCCACCGACCGCGAGAACGGCTCGACCCGCCTGGAGGAGATCGCCTACTCGTCCAAGCAGGCCAAGCGGATCCTCGGGGACCTGTCGCCGACCCAGATCCTGGCCCTGTCGGCCGCGCAGGTGCTGCCGTTGGCGTTCGGTCCGGTGCCGGGCTACGTCAAGTACGCGCACCCGCCGTTCAACGTGATCGTGTCCAACGTGCCGGGTCCGAAGGAGGAGATGTACTTCAACGGGGCCCGGCTCGACGGCATGTACCCGGTGTCGATCGCGCTGGACGGCCAGGCCATCAACATCACGCTGACCAGCCGCAAGGGCTTCCTCGACTTCGGCATCATCGGGTGCCGGCGCAGCGTGCCCAGCCTCCAGCGGCTGCTCCTCCACCTGGAGACGGCGCTCGCCGAGCTCGAGCAGTCCTGGGGCTGA
- a CDS encoding DMT family transporter, whose translation MNALLALVAVLGVSASGPLMAATQAPALAIAFWRNAAASVVLVPVAAVRRRDELRALSPRGRRLVVVAGTMLALHFAFWVGSLKLTSVAAATALVTTQLVWVIAIDRIRGLAVPTAALVGSALAVAGVLVVSGFDFQVSGRALLGDAMAVAGGLFAALYLVAGNEVRRELSTTAYTAACYTVCSAVLAAAALVSGVELAGFDTRDWLLIVAVTISAQFLGHSLLNHLLAVMTPMVISLLLLFEVPLAALLAAVFLSQSPPWGVYLGLGLILAGLAVVTTRRPVPEPPLVD comes from the coding sequence GTGAATGCGCTGCTGGCCCTCGTCGCGGTGCTCGGGGTCTCGGCGTCCGGCCCGCTGATGGCCGCCACCCAGGCGCCGGCCCTGGCGATCGCCTTCTGGCGCAACGCCGCGGCCAGCGTGGTGCTGGTGCCGGTGGCCGCGGTGCGGCGCAGGGACGAGCTGCGGGCGCTGTCCCCGCGCGGCCGGCGGCTCGTGGTCGTGGCCGGGACGATGCTGGCCCTGCACTTCGCGTTCTGGGTCGGGTCGCTCAAGCTCACCTCGGTGGCTGCGGCGACGGCGCTCGTGACGACCCAGCTGGTGTGGGTCATCGCGATCGACCGGATCCGTGGGCTGGCGGTGCCGACGGCTGCCCTGGTGGGTTCGGCCCTCGCGGTGGCCGGGGTCCTCGTGGTGTCGGGGTTCGACTTCCAGGTGTCGGGGCGAGCCCTGCTGGGCGACGCGATGGCCGTGGCCGGGGGTCTGTTCGCCGCGCTGTACCTGGTCGCCGGCAACGAGGTGCGTCGCGAGCTCTCGACCACCGCCTACACCGCGGCCTGCTACACGGTCTGCTCGGCGGTGCTCGCGGCGGCAGCCCTGGTGTCGGGGGTGGAGCTCGCCGGTTTCGACACCCGCGACTGGCTGCTCATCGTGGCCGTGACGATCAGCGCCCAGTTCCTCGGCCATTCGCTGCTCAACCACCTGCTGGCCGTGATGACCCCCATGGTCATCTCGTTGCTGCTGCTGTTCGAGGTGCCGTTGGCGGCCCTGCTGGCCGCCGTGTTCCTCTCCCAGTCGCCTCCGTGGGGGGTGTACCTGGGCCTCGGGCTGATCCTCGCGGGTCTGGCGGTCGTCACCACCAGGCGCCCGGTGCCGGAGCCACCGCTGGTCGACTGA
- a CDS encoding acyl-CoA dehydrogenase family protein gives MGRLVSTEGLTEEQTEILKVVRQFVEKEIIPVATELEHADEYPTDIIEGLKELGIFGLMIPEEFGGLGESLLTYALVVEEIARGWMSVSGVINTHFIVAYLLMHHGTDEQKQKYLPKMATGEVRGAFSMSEPSLGSDVAAISTKAVKNDDGYEITGQKMWLTNGGSSTLVAVLVKTDEGDDSVYRNMTTFLVEKDPGFGETAQGVTVPGKIDKMGYKGIDTTEMIFEKHQISADQILGGKPGQGFYQMMDGVEVGRVNVGARAVGIANRAFELGIAYAQQRETFGKPIAQHQAILFRLAEMATKVETAHAMVVKAARLKDAGKRNDVEAGMAKMLASEYCNEVVEASFRIHGGYGYSKEYEIERLYRESAFMLIGEGTSDIQKMIIGRALLKDYKL, from the coding sequence ATGGGCCGTCTCGTCAGCACCGAAGGACTGACCGAGGAGCAGACCGAGATCCTCAAGGTCGTCCGTCAGTTCGTCGAGAAGGAGATCATCCCGGTCGCGACGGAGCTGGAGCACGCCGACGAGTACCCGACCGACATCATCGAGGGCCTCAAGGAGCTCGGGATCTTCGGTCTGATGATCCCCGAGGAGTTCGGGGGACTCGGTGAGTCGCTGCTGACGTACGCGCTGGTCGTCGAGGAGATCGCCCGCGGCTGGATGAGCGTCTCGGGCGTCATCAACACCCACTTCATCGTCGCGTACCTGCTGATGCACCACGGCACCGACGAGCAGAAGCAGAAGTACCTGCCGAAGATGGCCACCGGTGAGGTCCGGGGCGCGTTCAGCATGAGCGAGCCGTCGCTGGGGTCCGACGTCGCCGCCATCAGCACCAAGGCGGTCAAGAACGACGACGGCTACGAGATCACCGGCCAGAAGATGTGGCTGACCAACGGCGGCAGCTCCACCCTGGTCGCGGTGCTGGTCAAGACCGACGAGGGCGACGACAGCGTCTACCGCAACATGACCACCTTCCTGGTCGAGAAGGACCCCGGCTTCGGCGAGACGGCGCAGGGCGTCACGGTGCCCGGCAAGATCGACAAGATGGGCTACAAGGGCATCGACACCACCGAGATGATCTTCGAGAAGCACCAGATCTCGGCCGACCAGATCCTCGGCGGCAAGCCCGGCCAGGGCTTCTACCAGATGATGGACGGCGTCGAGGTGGGCCGCGTCAACGTCGGCGCCCGCGCCGTCGGCATCGCCAACCGCGCCTTCGAGCTGGGCATCGCCTACGCCCAGCAGCGCGAGACCTTCGGCAAGCCGATCGCGCAGCACCAGGCGATCCTGTTCCGTCTGGCCGAGATGGCCACGAAGGTCGAGACCGCCCACGCCATGGTCGTCAAGGCCGCGCGGCTCAAGGACGCCGGCAAGCGCAACGACGTCGAGGCCGGCATGGCCAAGATGCTCGCCAGCGAGTACTGCAACGAGGTCGTCGAGGCGTCGTTCCGCATCCACGGCGGCTACGGCTACTCCAAGGAGTACGAGATCGAGCGCCTGTACCGCGAGTCGGCGTTCATGCTGATCGGTGAGGGCACGTCGGACATCCAGAAGATGATCATCGGCCGTGCGCTGCTGAAGGACTACAAGCTCTGA
- a CDS encoding cation:proton antiporter family protein, with product MDLSLLLTVPLVCGLAAQAVRVPPMVGFLAAGFILNASGVRSFEALDVAADVGVTLLLFGIGLKLDPRTLVRREVWVTATVHIVVSTVVAVAMIAALGLTGLGLVAGLDWRGYALIGVALSFSSTVFVVKLLEATNSTQAFFGRTAIGVLVIQDIVAVAVLTGSTGELPSPWALSLVLVVPGAWVVRWVMGRLDHGEVQVLFGVVIALVPGYLLFDAVGLKGDLGALVLGMLLASHERSGEIRRAIFGLKEFLLVGFFVSIGFVGLPSASDLLVALLLVLLLVPLKAVGFAVLLDRTGLRHRSAALVAASLASFSEFGLIVVDNGVTSGVLEEDWLVVISTAVAFSFLASTAANTGREQLVTLAARWLPAKDPDRLLDQDRPIDVAHAQGVVIGMGRVGRSAYEQLVDEHGLEVVGVDADGERVESLREAGLQVVEGDASDPEFWMRLTAADDLDLAVLAMPFHGANRTAITRLEESGFGGVVAVVVQFADEAAQAREHGADIVLHLYDGAGQTLADDAAGAAGLGTDRPNT from the coding sequence ATGGACCTCAGCCTGCTCCTCACCGTGCCACTGGTGTGCGGACTCGCGGCCCAGGCGGTGCGGGTGCCGCCCATGGTGGGATTCCTGGCCGCCGGGTTCATCCTCAACGCGTCGGGCGTGCGGTCGTTCGAGGCCCTCGACGTCGCCGCCGACGTGGGTGTCACGCTGCTGCTGTTCGGCATCGGTCTGAAGCTCGATCCGCGCACCCTGGTGCGGCGCGAGGTCTGGGTCACGGCCACGGTGCACATCGTGGTCTCCACCGTGGTGGCGGTGGCGATGATCGCCGCCCTCGGGCTCACGGGGCTCGGCCTGGTCGCCGGGCTCGACTGGCGCGGGTACGCGCTGATCGGCGTGGCCCTGTCGTTCTCGAGCACGGTGTTCGTCGTCAAGCTGCTCGAGGCGACCAACTCGACCCAGGCCTTTTTCGGCCGGACCGCGATCGGGGTGCTGGTCATCCAGGACATCGTGGCCGTCGCCGTGCTCACCGGCAGCACCGGCGAGCTGCCCAGTCCGTGGGCCCTGAGCCTGGTGTTGGTCGTGCCCGGTGCGTGGGTGGTCCGGTGGGTCATGGGGCGGCTCGACCACGGTGAGGTGCAGGTGCTGTTCGGGGTCGTGATCGCGCTCGTGCCCGGTTACCTCCTGTTCGACGCGGTCGGGCTGAAGGGTGACCTCGGCGCGCTCGTGCTCGGCATGCTGCTGGCCTCGCACGAGCGGTCGGGCGAGATCCGCAGGGCGATCTTCGGCCTCAAGGAGTTCCTGCTCGTCGGCTTCTTCGTCTCCATCGGGTTCGTCGGTCTGCCGTCCGCGAGCGACCTCCTGGTCGCCCTGTTGCTGGTGCTGCTGCTCGTTCCGCTCAAGGCCGTGGGCTTCGCGGTCCTGCTCGACCGGACCGGGTTGCGGCACCGCAGCGCGGCGCTCGTCGCCGCGTCCCTGGCGAGCTTCTCGGAGTTCGGCCTGATCGTCGTCGACAACGGGGTCACCTCCGGGGTCCTGGAGGAGGACTGGCTGGTGGTGATCTCCACCGCGGTGGCGTTCAGCTTCCTCGCCTCCACCGCGGCCAACACGGGCCGCGAGCAGCTGGTCACGCTGGCGGCACGGTGGCTCCCGGCCAAGGACCCGGACCGGCTGCTCGACCAGGACCGGCCGATCGACGTGGCCCACGCGCAGGGGGTCGTGATCGGCATGGGCCGGGTCGGTCGGTCCGCGTACGAGCAGCTGGTCGACGAGCACGGACTCGAGGTCGTGGGCGTCGACGCCGACGGTGAACGGGTCGAGAGCCTGCGCGAGGCCGGCCTCCAGGTGGTCGAGGGCGACGCGAGTGACCCCGAGTTCTGGATGCGACTCACCGCTGCGGACGACCTCGACCTCGCGGTGCTGGCGATGCCGTTCCACGGCGCCAACCGCACGGCCATCACACGGCTGGAGGAGAGCGGCTTCGGTGGGGTGGTGGCGGTCGTGGTGCAGTTCGCCGACGAGGCGGCCCAGGCCCGTGAGCACGGTGCCGACATCGTGCTGCACCTGTACGACGGTGCCGGCCAGACGCTCGCCGACGACGCCGCCGGGGCGGCCGGCCTCGGCACCGACCGCCCCAACACCTGA
- a CDS encoding ice-binding family protein has product MQHLRPSARPAPRRGRPRLLAAVAATALTSVPALVAVAAHAADPDIQLGTAWSFSVLAGSGVTNTGVTSLAGNVGSYETTTVSTDTPWVFTGAGAGDEAGSGVTQQAKQDLLVAYNTAAGASQTADLPAELTRNDPYLAGVYRVTSSALLSGPMVLDGGGSTDGIFVFQIPSTLTTASGSAVTFVNGARPCNVYWQIGSSATFGTNSVFIGNVLAYTSITATTGAVFEGRLLAMNGAVTLDSNTITGTGCATTGGDDDDGGDDDGGDGGDGGDGGGTTPPPGGTGTVTPPVDGTPGGSTRPPGSRTGGPSSSTGPVGNPASTRTDLPRVGGPELLLLPLGLVALLAGATALRRSRAD; this is encoded by the coding sequence ATGCAGCACCTCCGTCCGTCCGCCCGTCCGGCTCCGCGCCGTGGCCGACCTCGCCTGCTCGCCGCGGTGGCGGCCACGGCCCTGACGTCCGTGCCCGCCCTCGTGGCCGTCGCGGCGCACGCCGCGGACCCCGACATCCAGCTGGGCACCGCGTGGAGCTTCTCGGTGCTGGCCGGGTCCGGCGTCACCAACACCGGCGTGACCAGCCTGGCCGGCAACGTCGGCTCGTACGAGACGACCACCGTCAGCACCGACACCCCGTGGGTCTTCACCGGCGCCGGGGCCGGTGACGAGGCCGGCAGCGGAGTCACGCAGCAGGCCAAGCAGGACCTGCTTGTCGCGTACAACACCGCCGCCGGCGCCTCGCAGACCGCCGACCTGCCGGCCGAGCTCACGCGGAACGACCCGTACCTGGCGGGCGTGTACCGCGTGACCAGCAGCGCGTTGCTCAGCGGTCCGATGGTCCTGGACGGAGGGGGCAGCACCGACGGCATCTTCGTGTTCCAGATCCCGTCGACCCTGACCACCGCATCGGGCTCGGCCGTGACCTTCGTGAACGGCGCGCGGCCGTGCAACGTCTACTGGCAGATCGGCAGCTCGGCGACCTTCGGCACGAACAGCGTCTTCATCGGCAACGTGCTCGCGTACACGAGCATCACGGCGACGACCGGTGCCGTCTTCGAGGGCCGGCTGCTGGCCATGAACGGCGCGGTGACGCTGGACAGCAACACCATCACGGGCACCGGGTGCGCCACGACCGGCGGGGACGACGACGACGGGGGCGACGACGACGGTGGTGACGGCGGCGACGGTGGTGACGGCGGCGGCACGACGCCTCCGCCGGGAGGCACCGGCACGGTGACGCCCCCCGTCGACGGGACCCCCGGCGGCTCGACCCGTCCGCCCGGCTCCCGCACGGGTGGCCCCAGCAGCTCGACCGGGCCGGTCGGCAACCCGGCCTCGACCCGGACCGACCTGCCCCGGGTGGGCGGACCCGAGCTCCTGCTGCTGCCGCTCGGCCTGGTGGCCCTGCTCGCCGGCGCGACGGCGCTGCGTCGCTCCCGCGCCGACTGA